Part of the Rhodothermia bacterium genome is shown below.
CTTTCATTAGATGTGCCCAAATCTACCATGATGCCAGAGCTACGCTCCTTTTCGCACTTTGGATGTACCCGAATCTACGATGATGCCAGAGCTACGCTCCTTTTCGCCCTTTGAATGTAAAACAACAGGGGCGGTAGCCCCGACATCTTCGTAGAAAAACGTGCTACAAGGGTAATAACAGGGGCGGTAGCCCTGCCATCTCCATAGGAAAATGTTTTGATGCCAGAGCTACGCTCCTCTTTCTTGCATTAGATGTACCCGAATCTACGATGATGTCAGAGCTACGCTCCTTTTTCTTTCATTGAATATACCCAAATCTACGATGATTTCAGAGCTACACTCCTTTTCACCCTTTGAATGAAAAATTATAGGGGCGGTAGCCCCGACATCTTCGTAGAAAAACGTGCTACAAGGGTAATAACAGGGGCGGTAGCCCTGCCATCTCCATAGGGAAACGTTTTGATGTCAGAGCTACGCTCCTCTTTCTTTCATTAGATATGCCCGAATCTACGATGATGCCAGAGCTACGCTCCTCTTTGAATATTTGAAATTGCATACATTCTTTTGCTTTCCGCCCTTGCAAGGTTCGGACAAGGCTTTGGCTCCGCCTTTTGCCTTGCCTCCCATGCCGTGCGGATATTTTTAGGTTATGTGCTCATAACGCCAGAGGCGCCCATGCCTGCAAAGAGAAGCCGAAACCCAATACCGACGTACCGAAGCCCAGGCGAATCGAGACGCCGGTTCGAGGCGCGGCAACCGAACGCATGATTGAAGTAGCCACCGCCGCGAAGAACACGATGCTGCTCCGTGGATGGAGGCCCCTGCGGGTCTATTACCGCATCCCGCCCCCCCTTGCTCACTTCGTTCAAGCAAGCCCTATAGTATGCTTCATCGTACCCATCCGCACACCACTCCCATACATTGCCGCTCATGTCGTAAAGCCCCAAGGGATTGGCAAACTTTTCGCCCACCGGATGGGTTTGGTTTTGGCTGTTCTCATCAAACCAGCCCACTTCATTTAGGTAGGCAGCGCCAGCATATTCAAGGTTGGGGGTTTCATATCTCCCACCCCGTGCGGCATATTCCCACTGGGCTTCGGTGGGCAATTGGAATTCACCGCCACCTTTGCTATTGATTTGTTCTGCCAGCAACTGATTGAGTTTGGGGAGAAAGTTATTGGTAACGACCTGCCATGAAACCCGCTCCACCGGACGCTGGTCATCTCCTTTAAAATGTGCAGGGTGCTTTCCCATGACCGCCTGC
Proteins encoded:
- a CDS encoding formylglycine-generating enzyme family protein, with product METLPETLPFTVKDTPFDMKLVEGNLDTEKPFMMGSNQYDEKPIHPVRLSTFYMGEFPVTQSLWQAVMGKHPAHFKGDDQRPVERVSWQVVTNNFLPKLNQLLAEQINSKGGGEFQLPTEAQWEYAARGGRYETPNLEYAGAAYLNEVGWFDENSQNQTHPVGEKFANPLGLYDMSGNVWEWCADGYDEAYYRACLNEVSKGGRDAVIDPQGPPSTEQHRVLRGGGYFNHAFGCRASNRRLDSPGLRYVGIGFRLLFAGMGASGVMST